From the Ammospiza caudacuta isolate bAmmCau1 chromosome 1, bAmmCau1.pri, whole genome shotgun sequence genome, the window GATGGGAGGAAGGTGAAGAGGAAGGGGTAAGACCAGGTTGGGATGAGCTGGAGCCACAAGCCCAGGTTTCCTCAGCACAGCTGTTGGAAAGAACAAAGATGTGGCTTTTCCCAAGTGTTGTTGTTCCTCTAATCCCAGAAAATGCCTGTCAAATGGAGCTGTGCAAGGAACTTAGGGAAAGAAAACCAGCTGGGTGAGTTGCACCCAACTGGTTTCCCTGGGAGATCTCCCTCAGGATGATCCTTGTGCAGAGTTCCTTCCTCCCAGGAGAAAGTTCAGCCTCCCTGGAAGGGTCCAAGGGAGCAAACCTCTCATTCCTAAGATTATCCACAGGGAAGGTCAGAGCAGGGTAATGAGTCCCCTCAATTTTACCTTGATGAGCAAACATAAAAGGTTTATTTGCAGtgtgaatattttttcacaGATGAGTATGAAAAATTCCAGGTTTCTTTCCAGAAACCATCTGTCTTTTCCTACGATTTTCCTTTAAGCATGTTGCAAGAtacttttctcccttttctgaATAATCCTAATGCTTCTAAAGGAACTTCCACTGGCAGATCTTAAACCAGTTTAAAGAAAATGCTCCAGATCCCTTCCCTGCCTTGTTCCCTGTTTCCAGGAGAGCTCAAGAGCTGTTTCCTTCCAGGCAGCTGACCGAGGAGAGGAATTGAAAGGAAGTTAAATAGAATTCAGTTTATTCCAAAATGGAGTCACAAAAATGCCATTTCTGCCagtgcagaaaaaataaaatctggggAGAGGCTTCCTGAAGTGAATGCAGagtaattttaatatatttcagcATTATTCCCATTCAACTTGCAGGCGAAAACGCCTCCGCTTTTATCCCAAAACATGGATACATCCAGCAGCTACACCCAGTGTGCCATACCATGCAGCCACACAATAGAATAAAATAACACTTTATTGTGCCCAGTTTCTGTTTAACAACTGGAATATTAAAGGCTTTCTCAGAGCAAAATGATACAGGGTcgaaaatggggaaaaaaaatattggcaCGAGAGAATGGCGGGGATAGAATGAAAGGCAAAAAATGCACAGAGTTATAAATGCCAGGAGTAGGAGAGATGGTGGCCACATGGGGCCATTCTGCACGTGCAGGGCTTCATTTTACCCCTTTCTCTCCCAAACATCATTTTATGTTGTCATCAGAGCgtggaaagagcaaaaaaaaaaccctcctgaTGGGAGGTGACCTTCCAAGTgggaggcacagggcagcaTTCCCGCCTGATGGATCGCAGCTTGAACCATGCCATGCAAAGCCAAGCAGctcattttcccccccaaaaaaaccctcaaaaacccATCCTGAGGATGCAGGCAAGACTGGCCAGGACGCCCAGGGTGAGGAGGGTGGAACTGGTTTTCACACTGTTGGCCCCACTCATGTTGCACAAGGAGCTCTCGCAGCAGCTGGTGGCGACTCCGGCTATGCCAATGTTCAGGTCAATTGTTGGGCAAAATGCAGAACATTTCTTGGTGATTCGCTGGCTCCGGTCACTGCCTGGagtgggagggagagaaaacagcaggaaaagtaGTTCAGTTTTtcatctcaattttttttttttttttttttttaggcaggTTTCAGTCATAGCCTGGCTGTGCAGTCCTGTGGGGAATTTATTATTCTGTCTTGATGCCGTTGGGTTTTCCCTTGGGTTTCATCACATTCCATCATTATTTGTGTATGTGTGACCTATGGACAGCCTCTCCAGGCCTTACAAGTCCTTTGCTGGTTTCAGGGCCAGCTGAGGGCAAGAATTTGGGACTTATTTGTACAATGTGAGATTGCAAGACTTTGGCACCGTGCCTTGGGATTGCTTCTTCCACAGCATCCGGCACTTTCCATTTCCACCACTTCATGGGCCTAAACTTGAGCTTGGAGTTGAGACAAGGagtttaataataaaaaatataataaaaaataattatttttattccagCATCTCCCTGTCCTGAGAGTGTTTAATCAGCAGTATTAATTTCTGAGTTTAATCAGAAGTATTTTTACGATATGTCGCAACAGACCAGGGCCAAGTTCCCACCTTCCCAAGATTTGTTCTCTGCACACTAAAATCCTCATTAATTCCTCCATTGTACTGCCTGATGGGAGGAGGATGAGTGTCAGCCCCACCTGAGCCCCACCTTGTCCTCAGGGCCTTGGGAAAGCTCCACACTCACCAGTTCCTGAGGTGGAATAGGTTGTCAGACAATACTTCTCGTGATCCGAGCATTTGGTGGTGCTGAGACAATGGATGTTGGAAGTAGCATCCTTGCAGGTGAAGCAGGTCAGGGAGAAAGCTGCAAAAGAAGCACAAAAACCTCCATCAGGTGCCTCTGGGAATATCCTCAGGAGCATAAAAACATCCATCAGGCACTTCTGGGAATGTTCTCAG encodes:
- the LOC131561353 gene encoding lymphocyte antigen 6E-like, which produces MKLFLLVVLGVALCTESAFSLTCFTCKDATSNIHCLSTTKCSDHEKYCLTTYSTSGTGSDRSQRITKKCSAFCPTIDLNIGIAGVATSCCESSLCNMSGANSVKTSSTLLTLGVLASLACILRMGF